The following coding sequences lie in one Alloacidobacterium dinghuense genomic window:
- a CDS encoding methyltransferase domain-containing protein, which yields MRTNCFDSNTNLVACFPMLQRFGFLIASLLGISSVFVQAQASPGPVPSHPTSTPYSGDLSIFEYPERDARLQPQRILSLLGVRAGSSVADIGAGGGWLAVRAAERVGSDGVVFAEDINPEAIKAIRYRSEREHLPQVRAVLGLPDDPKLPPHSIDAVVILKTYHEIAHPKLLLHNLIPALKPGAKLGIIDRNGNGANHGLDEAIVVRELKDAGFRQVARYDFTKADGEDYFLIFEQSDGT from the coding sequence GTGCGTACCAATTGTTTTGACAGCAACACTAACCTTGTCGCATGTTTTCCTATGCTGCAGCGCTTCGGATTCCTCATTGCTTCTCTGCTGGGCATCTCCTCCGTATTCGTGCAGGCTCAAGCTTCGCCTGGTCCGGTACCATCCCATCCCACAAGCACGCCGTATTCGGGCGATCTTTCGATCTTTGAATATCCGGAACGTGACGCCAGGCTCCAGCCCCAGAGGATTCTTTCGCTTCTCGGCGTGCGTGCTGGTTCTTCTGTTGCGGATATTGGCGCTGGCGGCGGCTGGTTAGCGGTCAGAGCAGCAGAGCGAGTTGGCTCTGACGGCGTGGTTTTCGCCGAGGATATCAATCCTGAGGCGATCAAGGCGATTCGTTATCGTAGCGAACGCGAGCATTTACCCCAAGTCCGGGCGGTGTTGGGTCTTCCTGATGACCCGAAACTTCCTCCGCACAGCATCGACGCCGTTGTAATCCTCAAAACGTACCATGAAATTGCTCATCCAAAGCTACTCTTGCACAACCTTATCCCTGCGCTGAAGCCTGGAGCTAAGCTAGGCATTATCGACCGCAATGGAAACGGTGCAAATCACGGATTGGATGAAGCAATCGTCGTCCGTGAACTTAAGGATGCAGGTTTCCGACAGGTTGCTCGTTACGACTTCACGAAAGCCGACGGAGAAGATTACTTCCTTATCTTTGAGCAATCAGATGGTACATGA